From the genome of Mastacembelus armatus chromosome 12, fMasArm1.2, whole genome shotgun sequence:
AGTATGTATATGATTATGACTCAGCTTTATTGCAATTAATCTTCAGttaattcataaaaaataaaataaaaagctttttttcttggACTGATCTTTCTTCAATCCATTTAGTTTATTCAGATCATTATTCCTTGATATCTGAACGTCCCATAAATCATTTGTGGCAGAGATTCCTGACGTCTTTTCCATTTATCATTTGAAATAGATTAAAAGACTGCAGCTAATTTACTAAATGTAGGAGGGAAACTGTAGAAAGTTATTTCTAATCCCATTTTTATTCCGGGAATCTTGTTGTTCTGCACCTTTAAGTGTTACGTGTTCGTGACGTGGGGCGTCGAGGGCGTGGCCAGACTGTGAAATGTCAGGGAGGAATGGCGCTCGGCGCGGTATTTTGAACAATCGCTTTTTCCTTTCCTCGTCTAACCTGGAAACGTTGCTTTGCGTAAATATCTCCGGTAAGGATCACCACGCGTTGGCCCACCCTAGGGCCCCGGACACAGTATTCAGTAGAAAGCCACACACTTAAGAATGTGTTTCATGTTGAGGTATAATGTTGTGCTAGCTAGCTGGGGTTAGCAAGCTCAGCAAGTTTGCTAGTACAGTTGTCCTGCCCGCTGCTGGCGGATGATGCTGCcgtgatggtgatgatgataaggatggttcagggtctACAGAGGCCGGGATAGTCCCTTTAGCTCCCTGTTTAGCTCAGTCCCAACACACAATACGTGTGTGTAGTAATAGTGTAGTAACACATTTGTAATGGAAGCCGTATGCACCGTCAGCGAGCTCGGGTCTGCAAATAAAAAGTCAAACCTTAAGTTTTGAGAGTTGTTTTGATGGGACTTGTGCTTGATAAATGATCATTCCGGGTGTGATGTCAAAAATTATTGCAACTCAGCAGTTAACTTTGCTGTTAGTTGTTTCATTGCACTTGCTTGATGAACAGGTATTAATAACTAAAGTCTCTCTGGTTCAGATGTCGTGTTTTTACCTGATGATCACTAAAGTGTGTCATTAATAAGTGGTTAGGCCATGCTAATGTGGAGCATAGCCCCAAACAGAGGCTTCACATGCTGTTAGGTAACGTTAAATCTatgttgtatttgtatttcagtCTTACAGTCCGGGAGCATGTCTGAAGTGACAGCAGGAATTAGTAAAGCTAGCATTGTTTACGTTGTCAGACTCCTGCTAAAAGAGTTTATTTTTTGCTAATAGCAAACAGTTACCAGTAAATACTGACTTCGTCATTCGTGTAACTCTTTAGTCTTGCAGGGGATTGTATTTTTCACTTAATGTAAATTGTATAAAAATGCATTCCCTCATCCTCCATAGCTCAGTGCTAGCCTGAGAGCTAACTGAGTTGATGACGAGGTAAAAATGGCGGATCTTTCGAAATCCAACCCTGGCCTGAAATAGTAACGCAGCCAGCAAACAGCCTGTCGCTTTTCTCCTTTGCCCCAACCGGGACCACTTCTGGGGGTGTTTGTGCAAAAAATGAGAGCAGCTCATCTTAGTTTCGTGGTCGGTCTTGTCGGTCGCTCTCAGCTGGGAGCGTAAAAAACGCACCTAGCAGTTAGCTATTTGTGCGTGTGCTGTTGCGGGGTGGGCAGGGATCATATGTGCGTTTCGGTGGATTAATGTTGAGTACAGAGCAGCAGGACAAAGATAAGCCTGAGATGATCGCTGCGGCCTAGCTAACCCAACATCAGCTGTCAGCTTCTGTCAAAATGACCAGAGCTCAAACGTGGTTCCGGTACTCCTTTCTGTTCACTCAGCCCGGTGTGATTTCCCGAAAACTAATCTAACCGGGCACTTTTGCTGTGAACACGGCTAACTCGTTAGCTGCAACTgcatttcttgtttgtttattctgtagttatgctcatttattatttatacataCCAATACTTCTAAAAATGAAcatgtgcattttaaaagagTAAATGTTCACTGCATTTTTCGGCAGCACATTGAtgtaaaagaatgaaaatgctTGTTTCTTTACTGGCATATGTATTTTTGGGTCACTTTATACACCTGTACAATCTAATGCGTATAACATATCTATGATAGTCTCATTGTGTGATATCATAtatcataaaatatataatgtttGGGTTTTATCACACTGTCATAAAGGCCTAAATGAAATTATATAATTAAGCCACGAGATTATAAGTGTCAGGCTGATATCTGTTTAAAACTACAACCAACAAATGTATTAAACAGGACATATTaccaaaaaatatatacttgTTAATACTTTTCGTCTCAGAAAAACTCAGAACAATATCAGCTTAATGACCTCTGtaataaacatgtttcattGAATTCGCAGCGTCATCAAAACGGAACTTTTTAATTTTCCTAAAGGAGGAACTGATGTCCGAGGTCATTTGTTGAAGTGCATTTGATTGTACGTGTATAATAAAGTGGCCACAGTACTATGTACTATGTTCATGACTCAAAATTCCAGAAACATAATTACTCCAGGTCAATTGGCTGTAGTTCATATGTCTAGTTAAAAACTCAGCAACAACTCAACCAAGTTTTAGTTGttaagttttctttttcaggtttAACGCTGAGACCTTGCAAGCATGGATGTGGTTTCACCAGAGCTCAACAGTCTCCTTCCTGATGAGATCATGGATACTGAGGCCATAGAGGACGTCCCTCAATCCCAGCCCGACGAGACTGCAGTCCAGTCAGAGCCCAGTGATGACACATCTGTCCCGATGGAAACAGATACACCCCTGGCTTCAGAAAATCTGAGCCTCTGTTCAGATGCCACATCAACAGAACCCACTCAGGCTCTTACCACCTCCGCCACAACAGGAAATCCGATTGCTGTCTCAATTTCTAGCACGCCATCACCCCTTCTTACCCTTAAACCAGCTCTGGCTACTTCCACAGCCGCCACCATAACTACAGATAGTGTGACTGGAACTATTGTGTCTACAAGTGGGTTACAGAAGCTCACAGCTCCGTTCACCATCTCTCCCGCAAACCACCAGATTATTCTAAACAAAGTGGCCTCATCTCAAGCCACAGAAGCAGCAAAGTCTGCAGGTACTCCCCAGGTCATCAAACAGGAAGGACAAAAACTATTGGTTACAGCAATAGGAAAGTCGGGGCAGCCTATTGTGCTGCAGTTACCGCACACAGGTAGCAAGCCTGGTGCTTCACAGACTTCAGGAGACACAAAGCCTCAAACTCCTCAGTTTAAAGTGGTCACTCTTGGTGCAAGGTCAGAGCTGAAGCCAGTGGTCGGGAGTGCTGGCAACCAGGTGACCACATTACAGCCCCAACAGCTTAAGACTGTACAGGTAACctagatttgtgtgtgtgtgtgtgttacagtgcaatatttaaatatgatttaacaACTTAATAGAATAGAGTTTTCATAAGTTCTCATATTACTGCTAAACAATTTTAGCTCTGACCAATAAGACTGTACATATTGTTTACAACTATTCATTAAGCCATTGTTATAACAATATGACCAGAGTTGTTAGAGTGGAAGTAGTGGTTTCCATCCATGGATAAACATCCAACAAGAAAACAATAATGTGGGTTTAATACTTGAACACGTCATTAAACAGTATCAGTTGAGAACAGCTGATTATCAAACATATGACCTTGCTGTCTCTGGTGTTTCTGCAAAAATCCAGTATTGGTATCAGATGTGAATTATCAAAATTGGTATCATGagataaaaacagcaaagcaaacTGTTGGTGGCAGGATTGTATAACCCTTCAATATTTTTCTTGCTGTCAGAGGCAACACTTGgataaaaacaacattcaaaCGCTCATTTCAGATCCTGGCATTAGGTCATAAATATGTGAACAcagcacacatttattttattgaatatCTCCACAGATTGCTAAGAAAACACCAACATCCTCAGCTGCACCAATCAAATTTATCATCACAAAAACTGTCAACAGCAAAGGTCTAAGTTCTCCAACATCAGTTCCTCCTGTTATTGCAGGTATGTTTGGTTCACTTTTTTGTCAGTGAAGTAAACACTGCATTGTTATTTACCAGTAACTATTAATAAGTCAGCTTTTCTCAAATCTTGTGCCTTCTGTTCATAGGACGGGTCCTGACACAGACTTCCCCAGTGATGCCCCCAAGGACTATTACTCTGTCAGAGCCCCACAACACTAGTATACAAAGCATAGCTGGCAAAAAGATCGCAATTTCACCTCTCAAGACTCCCAGCAAGGTACATTTTTCACAAGAAGAtattctttttcccttttttctatGATGTTAGTGCAGTTCAATTGAATATTCACATGCTATTGGTTGCTAGATAAATGACAACAGCAGTTTTCAAGAGGCAGGTTTAAGATTGTTACAACATTTTGACTTGTTCCAgcaggaaaaggagaagaatgtttttattcagtttctGCCAGCACCTGCACCATTAAGTCTTCATTGTGTGAGAACTACAGAGGCAGTAAGCCTCAGCCTCacctgaaaatgtgtttagcaGGTTGTTGGTTGCCATATCTGGGCCAAACATTAATGTTACCTGTGTATGTTTGAGATCATATCAGTCAGCAGTCACTCACTGCACTTTGTCTCTGCCAGGTGACTGTAGTATCTGTGGCTTCCCCGACTTCCAACGCCTCTCAGAAGTCAGTAGCGCTGCCTGTCAATGTAGCACTTGGCCAGCAGATCCTCACAGTCCAGCAGTCCACATCTGGATCTCCAGTCAAGTTAGCCACCAGCCAAACCACAACACAGGTGAGCTCAGAGCACACAGCTGGAGTTATCAAAAATGAAGCATGTGTAAATCTGTTCCAGTGTTGTTATGTTGACTTTTTTGACTCATACTGTTGAAGTGTTGATGTTGCTTCTGTCATTTGGACTTTtaagttttcttgttttcagaaTATCAAACCAGTGCAGTCTCTGGCTGTGGGAGGAGTCGGGGGCTCTCAGTTCAAGACCATCATCCCTCTGGCCACCCAGCCAAACGTGCAGCAGATTCAGGTGCCAGGAAGCAAGTTCCACTATGTCCGTCTGgtcacagcaaccacagcaagcAGCATAGGACAGGCCAGTGGCCCCAGCACGAGCTCCATACAGACAGGTGACTGACAAACACCTTTTCATAGTTTATCTGGTAACAACCCAGTGGCACTTGATCTTATTTGGTGAAGACATGTGGAAGCTCATGTGGCAACTTACGCTGCTTAATATTCCACAGCTAAACCTATGGTGGTCAACACGGGGGCAGTGAGGATGTCTGTTCCAATCGTCCCAGCACAGCCCATGAAACAGGTAACTGTGGTTTTCAGTAAATGCTGTTGATCTAATCTCTGTGTGAAAAGTCTCTAATGCTGCATTCTTGGATTTTCTTTGCTGCAGGTGGCACCTAAGCCCTTAACATCAGCTGCACAAATAGTCACCACCACTCAGACCCAGCAACGCCTGATCATGCCTGCAACTCCACTACCCCAGATCCAGCCCAACTTCACCAACCTCCGTCCAGGCACCGTCCTGGCACCAGCTCCTGGAGGCGGGAACGTGGGCTATGCAGTTGTGCCAGCACAATACGTCACACAGGTTAGTGGTGTTATTGCtttggtggtttttttttttttttattcactgctCCTTTATATTGAGCTTTTTGTCTTGGGGTTTTCTGCGTCCCTGTAGCTCCAGCAGTCACCATTTGTGACCCTTGCCGGCAGCTCTGGTTTCCCTGCTTCCACTGGTGTCCAGACTCAGGCCAGATTGCCCCTGAATGGGTAAATCGTGTTTCTTATTTATTATGTAGACTAAAAACCTTTACCAGACTAGAAAATCAAACCTTTATGAGAAATTTaagaaagtaaagtaaaaaacgAACTGACCAACCTACCAGGCTCAcgctgaaaacaaaaaagatgatattattttaaaatgaagacTAAGGAGGTTTGTCAGACTTCAGTTAAATGGTCTTTGGTTTTCTTTTGAGCCTAAACACTATCATTCCCTGACTCACAGCTTGTCAACAGCAGAAGCGACGTCGCGGCCAAGGAAACCGTGCAACTGCACCAAGTCGCAGTGTCTCAAACTGTGAGTAGGACTGTTACTGAGATCAGTTTGACGTGTTTGACAGAGGTGTGGATGTGAATAACCTATATACTTATGTAGTCAATCAGCTCTTTGTATGTTGTTTAATGATGCTGTATGAAGTAGAGCTCTGTTCTTCTTCCCCCAGATACTGCGACTGCTTTGCAAATGGAGAGTTTTGTAATAATTGCAACTGCAATAACTGCTTCAATAACCTGGAGCATGAAACAGAACGTCTCAAAGCTATAAAGGTAATGTAGACGTGTGAGAGTTGTGTTACTGCACTGAGTTGCTGCATAACAGGGGAATCaaggtgaaaatgtgttttcacagacGTGTCTGGACCGGAACCCAGAGGCCTTTAAACCTAAAATTGGTAAAGGCAAAGAGGGAGAGTCAGACCGTAGACACAGCAAAGGCTGCAACTGCAAACGCTCAGGCTGCCTGAAGAACTACTGCGAGTGCTACGAGGTGGGTTTTCCTGTACCACACTGTGTGCAGATCAGTTAAATGTGACTTTGTCATTCCTCATATCATTGATATTCTGTTACTTGCATCTGAATAtttcctctgtttcttctctAAGGCGAAAATCATGTGCTCGTCCATTTGTAAGTGTATCGGCTGCAAGAACTTTGAGGAGAGTCCGGAGAGGAAGACGCTGATGCACTTGGCCGATGCAGCGGAAGTGAGAGTGCAGCAGCAGACTGCAGCCAAAACCAAGTTATCCTCACAGATCTCAGACCTGCTCATGCGGACGACACCTGTTAATTCCAGTGGTGGTGGGAGgtaccataacacactgtacAATATCGAGTATACGGAAAAAATTATTCTGGTTCTTGTTTTTAATCCCAGT
Proteins encoded in this window:
- the lin54 gene encoding protein lin-54 homolog, producing MDVVSPELNSLLPDEIMDTEAIEDVPQSQPDETAVQSEPSDDTSVPMETDTPLASENLSLCSDATSTEPTQALTTSATTGNPIAVSISSTPSPLLTLKPALATSTAATITTDSVTGTIVSTSGLQKLTAPFTISPANHQIILNKVASSQATEAAKSAGTPQVIKQEGQKLLVTAIGKSGQPIVLQLPHTGSKPGASQTSGDTKPQTPQFKVVTLGARSELKPVVGSAGNQVTTLQPQQLKTVQIAKKTPTSSAAPIKFIITKTVNSKGLSSPTSVPPVIAGRVLTQTSPVMPPRTITLSEPHNTSIQSIAGKKIAISPLKTPSKVTVVSVASPTSNASQKSVALPVNVALGQQILTVQQSTSGSPVKLATSQTTTQNIKPVQSLAVGGVGGSQFKTIIPLATQPNVQQIQVPGSKFHYVRLVTATTASSIGQASGPSTSSIQTAKPMVVNTGAVRMSVPIVPAQPMKQVAPKPLTSAAQIVTTTQTQQRLIMPATPLPQIQPNFTNLRPGTVLAPAPGGGNVGYAVVPAQYVTQLQQSPFVTLAGSSGFPASTGVQTQARLPLNGLSTAEATSRPRKPCNCTKSQCLKLYCDCFANGEFCNNCNCNNCFNNLEHETERLKAIKTCLDRNPEAFKPKIGKGKEGESDRRHSKGCNCKRSGCLKNYCECYEAKIMCSSICKCIGCKNFEESPERKTLMHLADAAEVRVQQQTAAKTKLSSQISDLLMRTTPVNSSGGGRLPYTFVTKEVLEATCECLVEQAKKAEQTFQSQAEAERMILEEFGHCLMRIISSAGKAKADSASISC